The DNA window TGGGTAAGTGCTCTATTCCTCATTCttttaatgataatatttaGCATATTACTGTGTTGTGCCTCTAAAAAATTTGAAGAAGTTATGCTTCTTGTTGCAACAAATTTACTCCACAATGACTTTGTGTTGGACTGTAatatatctatatatctatCTGGATTCAACTTGATTAAACCCTGTCATTGTCTAGTTGGACTTAGCTGCATTCACAGCAATGACCTATGAGGAATTATGTAATCTTTCAAGAGCATCTTTGAGAAAAAGTTTGTAACATGTATAAATCATCTCTCCAGAATCTAGTGGTTTATATTTCTTGGAGTAAGCCTCAATAACAAATGTTGATGAAGTTCATATGAACCTACTGTATTGAATGGAAACTTTTTATTCTTccttttggttttaaattcatCAAAGAAATAATACCATGGAATGTCGATCATACTGGTATTTTTCATGTATCACTGTACCTAGGGAAATTGCTACAATCGATTAACAAAATTCAAGATAGGTTTTGTCTAAATTCCTAAAGATAGTACTAAAGCTTAtgggaattccaattttgacaTAATTAAATTCCTTACTAGTTCCTATGGCATTAGGGAtattattttgtcattttacTCTTTTGGTTCGACTTGATAAGCACTTGTTACTATTAATACGttgttaatttttcttttatgggAGCCATCAAGTgttctttttttcaatttgcaGTAAGAGCTACAACATTTGGAGCTTTATATGTCCTTCTCGGAAAGCGTGTTTGGATTTTCCCTAACATTCTTGCTGAAGAAGCCACTTTGCGAGAACTGTTCCGTTTCTGGCCCAAGAAAGATGAGGAGGAACGACCTAAGTGGACAACGAGGCTTTTCTATGCAGTAGCAGCTCTGCTGGTCATATTACTGCTCAGGCACCATGCGCCTGATGAGGCTGCTAGAGCTAGGTAAGTCTCATTCCCATTTCTTTAAGTCTCATTCCCATTTCTTTAAGTAGATCTTGAAAACTATATATAGTACTAACAGATGTGTTAACCATAGGAATGAAAATTTATAGTATGAGATACTAGAAATTTCCGCTGCATGCAATTAAGCACACGTGCCAAACCCTCAACACCGGCCCTGTTAAAAATTTTGACATCTAAATTTTAGTAACTAATAAATTTACTTTTGCAGGTATCAAAAGCGTATGTCCAACATCATCGATGATGTTCTCGAGTGGTCTCCAACTCTGGCACTGTCTGGAATGATGGACAAACAGCAGAATCTGTTTAATTCCACAGAGGCTAACGACACTTTTGCGGATGAGAGTAAGACAAACTCGGAGCAAGTGGAGGATGAAGCATTTGGAAACGTAGAGGACAGTGATCAAACTAAGCATGAAGCATCTGGAAACGTAGAGGACAGAGATCAACCTAAGCATGAAGATCATATATAATAGTAGAACGTGCAATACTAAGCAGAGGATAGATACATTACCTTCTTtctttgagtttttttttatctttaattttgagTGTAATACTGTAATCAAACAGTAAAATAAAGCAGTTGGCTTTTATTTAATGGCCCCGTTTATAGAATTGATGATACATTAATGGCCCCATTACTGCCCCTATTTATTTAATGGCCCCGTTTATAGAATTGATGATACATTAATCCGCTATAATATGAGCCTAGCTGAGAAATGGCAAAgctaaaattaaaccaaaagaaaatatattaatcAAATTGAGAATAAACAAATAACTGTCAAATACGCTCACTAAACTTAATTCATTAAAATCTCTAGAGACACTATTTGTACTCTTGTTTATAGAACATTTTTATGTAcacaagaaaaaagaaaaatgggaACATTGACGGTAAGAGGGGCACAGCTTAAAAGTAGCCACCGCACTCTCTTCATCATTTTGTTCCTCCACTGCTCAGCTGAGAGCTGCAAACACGAACAAAGCCAAGAATGAATTGCCGCCTGGCAGTATTGCCAAGGATGTGGTCAAAGAGGAATCGGCTGTAGGGCGGAAATCCTCCGGCAACCACTAAGCAAGCTGGAACTCACTGGATGGCAAGAGGCCTCTGTGAGGTATGATTTGAAGAAAGGCTCCCCCGTCGTTGGCCTGAGCAGTCCCCATTCCCCGCTTCTTCACCAGTCTGTGAACGGCGAGTTGAAGTTTGCAAGCCACTGAGATTGTTGTGGTAGTGACCACCGCCATTTACGTGATTACCAGCTTCAGAAGTGTCATGCACTTGGAGAGCTCTTCTTACCTCTCCTTGACCATGGGAGAAAATCCACATCTCAGATGAATCTGAAGGCATTTGCTCCGAACCCGATGAACTGCCAGACTGAGATGAGTGGACTGGACCAGAATTATTGCCCATTCCTTCTGCTGTGTTCAGAGAATCACCATCTGTTTTCTTTGCAAAACGTCCTCCAGAACCCCGGGCCCTCCTCATAGCATGCTTGTGCCGAGACTCGTGTAAATATGGCTGGAGATTAGAAAATAACATAACTTGCTTAAAGATTAAATTTGGAGAAGTACAAACAATAATGAAGGCAACACCTCACTAATCTATAAACTCTGAATCAGTAAAGTTCAGATACCAAAACACAAAACTTCAACTCACAATGACAGATACAATAAATGGTAAAATCTCATAACTACAAATTGCAGATTCAGGAGGCCAACTCCACCCACCCAACCCCCCAcaggaaaaatgaaaataaaaatataatactcGAATCTATATACTTTTgtagaatttataatttagtctTACACTGAATTTACCTTTATTAGCAGTTAAGATGTAATAAAAATTTGTTCCGCATAAATAAGTTAACAGCTAGCACTTCTGGATAATGTTCACAACACGAGCCAATCTAAACCAGCAAGTAAGAAGATAACATCTGAATACAACTTTAAAAAGTAAATGAATTTACCTTTCTAACTTTTACTAGCTTTCTCTCAAGCTCTTGTTTTGCACGGGCCTGCCTTCTCCTCAGTATACCTTGATATTGTTTAGCATTTACATAAACAGGTTCCCGGGCTATCTCATCCGGTAAAGGCATTCTAGCATGAGGCACGCCTATGAAATGAGGATAACCCTAAAATTGAAGATATTGATGCATTACAGACCAATCTTTGGTACTTTTacttttctcttctctttttaAAAAGCAGTGAGAAATAGAAAATGTGCTTGTTCATTCGTGCAGTAAAGACAGAAACAAAAATTTAGTGACTGCATCCATAAGTTATTGGGCGACGGGTATTAAGCAATTATGGTTGAAAGCAAAGCTGTGCGCACATACCAAAGGTTGATGCCCATAAGATGCCATCATTCCGCCATAGTATGGGTCGAGATATGGATGTGAAGCGCATGCCTGCAAAAGAGTTGCAGTACACTAGGAATACAATCTTTTTGACATGAAAGAATAAGCTACTAAACTCCAAGAACATGTTTAGTATAACAACTAATCAAATTCCAAGTAAAAGTACAAATACAATCCTAATGAaaggaaattttttaaattcaatgattaaataaactataaccattttaattttttttatcatatgatattgcaatttaaaaatttaaatagaaataaatgTATTAGAAAGAAAGACAAGGAGGGAAAATACTTACAATAGAATGACCAACAAGTTCAAGCTGTGTAGGTTGTGACAAACCTTCATCATGCATTGCAGTCATACTTGGAGCAATATGCTGCAGATTTCTGTGTTCTTGTCCACTATCCAAAactgacataaaaaaaaaattaaaatctttgtTTACTCTTACAAGATCCAAATGGAATTTCTAAAACAATTAGAGGGTATTGTGGAGAACAGTAATAATAAAGTGAAGTCCTTTCtacattcattttttttctttttcaggaAAATAAAGTTTGGTAGCAGCTAATTCAAAGTCATAAAAAGTCAATTCCAAGGTTATACTGCAAAGGTTGTTAAATTCAAATCTTCCATTGATAAAGCTGAAACATAACTAAGCATTCGCCATATATCATATACGCAAAGCTAAAAGTTACCTAATCTAGAAGACGCGGTGGCTTGAGATTCTTTGCTAGCCCCATCATCTTCCTCGTTCAGTCCTCCATTTGACATTGATCGATCATCATTCGATAGTGAATCAGACGATAAATGGGACGTGTTTCCCCCTGCCTGAGCTGAAGACACAGTGTTACCACCACCAATAGCACGCCACCAAGGCTCAGAATGAACCGAGTATGGCTGAGCCAAATGTTGTTGATCTTGATCACATCCCAACGCCTTTCCACTATCAG is part of the Mercurialis annua linkage group LG3, ddMerAnnu1.2, whole genome shotgun sequence genome and encodes:
- the LOC126673098 gene encoding nuclear transcription factor Y subunit A-1-like — its product is MKESEGMQPNSDSGKALGCDQDQQHLAQPYSVHSEPWWRAIGGGNTVSSAQAGGNTSHLSSDSLSNDDRSMSNGGLNEEDDGASKESQATASSRLVLDSGQEHRNLQHIAPSMTAMHDEGLSQPTQLELVGHSIACASHPYLDPYYGGMMASYGHQPLGYPHFIGVPHARMPLPDEIAREPVYVNAKQYQGILRRRQARAKQELERKLVKVRKPYLHESRHKHAMRRARGSGGRFAKKTDGDSLNTAEGMGNNSGPVHSSQSGSSSGSEQMPSDSSEMWIFSHGQGEVRRALQVHDTSEAGNHVNGGGHYHNNLSGLQTSTRRSQTGEEAGNGDCSGQRRGSLSSNHTSQRPLAIQ